The sequence GAGTTTAAACTGTCAAACTTACCGAAGACATTCGGTTCGCAGAACCCATGACAACCGATGTTCGGTTTTCAAATTCAACCGAAAGCTGTCATAAGAACCGATTTTACTGTTACGCAATATCGTTTTCGGTTAGTTTCAAATGAGGTTAAGGGATGTTTCGGTCAGAAAAAATGTGTACTATATATTTACAGATGATCGAAGttttataaattaaataaaaaatgttgtaATTACAAATTCGGTACATAAAACAGTACAGAAACAATCAAATTGCGGGCACTTTTAGCAAACGCTGATGATTCCGGAGTAAGGATGTGTCAAGTCAATGCCTTTTATGCTGGCTAAACGGTTTTCTTTTTAAATCACTGCCTGTAAATAATAATATTGTTAGTCTTAATACATATTAAATATAACTTCTTCAAATTACCTACGTTTCGAACATTGCTTTTTCCAAGACTTTCTGAAAACAATTCCACGACCTCGATATTCTGAAGAATGAATGTTGTGTCAGCTTTCAAGTCTCCATCAATCGTGATTGTTTAACCGTATTTTCTCGGTTCAGTATATGCCAAAATGTATGTTTAGCGGTCCGTTTACCGAGTTTTCTCGGTTCCTCGTACCGAATATGTATACAAAAATGAATAACCGAACTTATCGGTTCTTTCCACATAGAATTATGTCAATTTTGCTCAGATGTAACCGATCGTAcggttattatttgaaaacatgcggataaatgtttgttttttacCGAATTCCTCGGTTGTATAGTAGAAACCGATCTGATTCGGTAGAAAATTGAACCGAGTTCGGTCATaatttttaagtgtgtagataTCATATATCAAACAAGCGACTATGACAAGTCGAGCAACCGAATTCGATTTGCTTTACACGTTAATACCGTGTGgtttgtttataaaaaaatgctcagttttgaATGAGCCATGTCATCTGTTTTACACGTGATATTGATTTGTATTGACAACATGCGCAAATTCATGTGTAGAACACACGGTCCtctcgtgtattttttttatagtggatgacaggcttactccccccctGGGGAAAATCTATTCAAAATTCACCATCAGGGAACAGTTTTGACATTTCTATACATGTatcaaaccaaaacaaaaacaattttacataatatttttataaatcccGCAATATTAACAGAAATAGTTGGTGTTGCaactttttcattatttttgccTGTAAAATCGATCGCATTGTTGCCGGAATAATGTCTACAATCAAGTACATCGGTCGCACTACCGACTTCAAAGGAAAAACGTTGTGGGAAATTGTAGGAAACCTGAAAAATTTTGGAGTTGGACGCATCGTGGTTCGAAGCATGTTCGAGCGCTACCCGGAACCGAGTTATATGAAAATCGTTAATGTCGAAACACTACCGAATGAGGTAAGCAGATGATGCAGATtacaattcaatttattttcaaatgttttgtCTTCTTTTCAGGAAACTCGTAAAGTGAAGGTAACGGTTGAAAAGACATTCCGCGGCCGAACCTATCCCAAGCTGGTACAAATTGATAGCGTGTCGTATAAAGCGGATTATCGTTTACTTCACAAACACGAAGAGGAAGAATACTGCAGGGTGGCCCAACGAACGGAAAAGATAGTTCCAAGGGAAATCGATTTGCCTCCGCTATTGAAGGAATTCGTCCTAAAAGAAACTGGCCAAAGTGACAAGAAGATTGCAATTAAGTTAAAGCCAGGCCATAACAGCATTTACCGGTTGGCCAAAGAGGGCGAAAAACCTACTTTCGATGTGGGGATGAACCTGGGGAAACCCGCTAGCCCTAGTCTGTATGCTAATTGTGACTTGTAATTTCATTTATTAATATAATTAGCTTTTTAGAAACCAGCTGTTCTAAATATTATATGAAACAAGAATCATTTTTCCAAATTATCTCTATTATCTGCTTCAAAAGGCCTAAAGTATTGAACTTTCTTTCTATCTATTAGATTGAATAATCGAATCCATTCCAACTTAACAAAGATTTTTTAGTGAACATCAACGTACTTACCAATTCATTAGTCGTCCCTCCAAGTGACTAGAACTTCATCAGTCCTATAACGTTGCGTGATGGTTGCCTCTTCCCAGCTCATTCTGGTTCCACTGCGAAACATTTCCCACCCGGCGTGGGCAATCATTACACCATTGTCGATGCAGAATCGCTCATCTGTTGCGAACACTTTTGCTCCACGTTC comes from Armigeres subalbatus isolate Guangzhou_Male chromosome 2, GZ_Asu_2, whole genome shotgun sequence and encodes:
- the LOC134211443 gene encoding uncharacterized protein LOC134211443; translated protein: MSTIKYIGRTTDFKGKTLWEIVGNLKNFGVGRIVVRSMFERYPEPSYMKIVNVETLPNEETRKVKVTVEKTFRGRTYPKLVQIDSVSYKADYRLLHKHEEEEYCRVAQRTEKIVPREIDLPPLLKEFVLKETGQSDKKIAIKLKPGHNSIYRLAKEGEKPTFDVGMNLGKPASPSLYANCDL